A genomic window from Hyla sarda isolate aHylSar1 chromosome 8, aHylSar1.hap1, whole genome shotgun sequence includes:
- the LOC130284531 gene encoding protein kinase C theta type-like, whose product MASTGHGEDGEEEKRKSEGKRKREEEGEDGVLKRRRDDDGGSEDEEPTPGMASTGHGEDGEEEKREEEGEDGVKRRRGDDDGGSEDEEPTPGMASTEHEEDGKEEKRKSEGKRKREEEGKDGVLRRRGDDDGGSEDEEPTPGMVSTGHGEDGEEEKRKREEEGEDGVKRRRGDENGGSEDEEPTPGSSQGTSDPYPRLTISRYNLHQVLGRGNFGKVVLASVPGCDTYMAVKIINRREDNEGTIKRERRILLAARDCPFLCHLYAAHQSLERAYFITEYLSGGSLEDLIRICCYLDIDNIRFYAAEMVCGLQFLHGHNIVHRDLKPENIMLDAEGHIRIIDLGLAQDGVTASSKIDGVTGTFYYMAPEVLLGQEYYTAVDWWSLGVVLCRMATGCFPFYISHSKQKVFKAITRKEPKFPLGMDAAIEHLISQLLRKNPDKRLGVRRNIRKHPFFSTIHWEELEERRAKPPCKPFGTVLQNHHLQWPEDTENPHLVTGFNYTSPSWAR is encoded by the exons ATGGCGTCCACTGGACATGGAGAAGATggcgaggaggagaagaggaagagcgaaggcaagaggaagagggaagaggaaggcgaGGATGGAGTCTTGAAGAGGAGACGAGATGACGATGGAGGATCggaggatgaggagccaacacctgggatggcatccactggacatggagaagatggcgaggaggagaagagggaagaggaaggcgaggatggagtcaagaggaggagaggagacgaCGATGGAGGATCggaggatgaggagccaacacCTGGGATGGCTTCTACTGAACATGAAGAAGATGgcaaggaggagaagaggaagagcgaAGGCAAGAGGAAGAGGGAGGAGGAAGGCAAGGATGGAGTcttgaggaggagaggagatgacGATGGAGGATCggaggatgaggagccaacacctgggatggtgtccactggacatggagaagatggtgaggaggagaagaggaagagggaagaggaaggcgaggatggagtcaagaggaggagaggagatgagaatggaggatcagaggatgaggagccaacacCTGGGAGCAGCCAAGGAACATCAGACCCCTACCCCAGGCTTACCATCAGCCGCTACAACCTCCACCAAGTCCTGGGTAGAGGCAACTTCGGCAAA GTGGTCCTGGCATCAGTCCCTGGCTGTGACACCTACATGGCTGTAAAGATCATCAACAGAAGAGAGGACAACGAGGGAACCATCAAGAGAGAGCGGCGGATACTCCTGGCAGCCCGAGACTGTCCATTTCTATGCCACCTTTATGCTGCACATCAGTCTCTGGAGCGTGCATACTTCATCACGGAGTACCTGTCCGGCGGCAGTTTGGAGGATTTGATCAGGATTTGCTGCTACCTGGACATCGACAACATAAGATTCTACGCAGCAGAGATGGTATGCGGCCTCCAGTTCCTCCATGGACATAACATCGTTCACAGAGACCTCAAGCCAGAGAACATCATGTTGGATGCAGAAGGCCACATCCGGATCATTGACCTGGGCCTGGCACAAGATGGAGTCACAGCCTCCAGTAAGATCGACGGAGTGACAGGAACATTCTACTACATGGCCCCTGAAGTGCTTCTTGGACAAGAATATTACACAGCCGTTGACTGGTGGAGCCTTGGGGTTGTGTTGTGCAGGATGGCGACAGGATGCTTCCCATTTTACATCAGCCACAGCAAGCAGAAGGTTTTCAAAGCCATCACCAGAAAGGAGCCCAAATTTCCACTCGGGATGGATGCTGCTATTGAACATCTCATCAGTCAACTTCTGCGCAAGAATCCCGATAAGCGCCTGGGGGTGCGCAGAAACATCCGGAAGCATCCATTCTTTTCCACCATTCACTGGGAGGAACTGGAAGAGAGGAGAGCCAAGCCACCATGTAAGCCTTTTGGGACAGTTCTACAAAATCACCATCTGCAGTGGCCGGAGGACACAGAGAACCCCCACCTTGTGACCGGATTCAATTATACGTCACCAAGCTGGGCGCGGTAA